The genomic DNA CGCATCGAACAGACCGGCGTGCTGCGCATCGCCCACCGCGAAAGCTCGGTGCCGTTTTCCTTCGTGGCCGACGGCAAGCCCCATGGCTATGCCATCGACCTGTGCCTGCGGGTGGCCGATGCCCTGCGCGGCGCGCTCCGGCTCCCGGGCCTCAAAGTGGAATTCGTGCCGGTCACGCCGGCCAGCCGCATCGCCGCCATCGTCGACGGCAAGGCCGATCTCGAATGCGGGTCCACCACCAACAACCGCGAGCGGCGCGAGCAGGTGGCCTTTACCATTCCGCACTACATCGCCGGCAGCCGCATGCTGGTCAAGACCGACTCCGGCATCCGCAAGCTGGGCGACCTGCGCGGCAAAACGGTCGTCTCCACGGTGGGCACCACATCGCTAGCGGTGGTACGCCAGATCAACGGCGGCGGCGCCATGCAAATGCGCGTGGTGGAAGCCAAGGACCACGCCGAAGCCTTCGCCATGGTCGAGCAAGGCAAGGCCGACGCATTCGTGATGGACGACGTGCTGCTCTACGGCCTGCGTGCCAACGCGCGCGACCCGGCCAGCTACACCGTCACCAGCGAGCTGCTGACGATCGAGCCCTACGCCATCATGCTGTCGAAGCAGGACGCCGAGTTCAAGCGCCTGGTGGACAAGACCCTGGTCGCCTCCATCTATTCGCTCGATACCCAGAAGCTCTACAAGAAGTGGTTCCAGTCGCCGATCCCGCCGCAAGGGGTCAACCTCGACATCCCCATGAGCTACCTGCTGCGCGACTCCTTCAAGTTCCCGAGCGACAAGGTCGCCGACTGAGCGCGAGGCCAGTACGGCGCAACTCGTGCGAAGATGGCGGCCCAGCCACTTTTTCCGCACGCGTTGCGTCGAGTGCCCGTCCCATGCCCCGCCCCATGTCCACCGCTCCCCTGAAGCTGACCGATCTCTCCGTCTCCGCCCTGGTCGCCGGGCTGATCGCCATGCTGACCGGCTACACCAGTTCGCTGGTGCTGATGATCCAGGCCGGCCAGGCGGCCCATTTGTCGGACGCGCAAGTCGCCTCGTGGATCTGGGCGTTGTCCATCGGCATGGGAGTGACCACCATCGGGCTGTCCCTGCTGACGCGGGCGCCCATCGTCGTGGCCTGGTCCACGCCTGGCGCCGCCCTGCTGATCGCCAGCCTGCCTGGCGTGCCCTACGCGGAGGCCATCGGCGCCTTTGTCATGGCGGCCGTGCTGATGACCGCCGCCGGCATGACCGGCTGGTTCGACAAGCTGATGCGCGCGCTGCCGGCCAGCATTGCCTCCGCACTGCTGGCCGGCATCCTGTTCCGCATCAGCGTCGACGTGTTCGTGCAAGCCCAGCATCAGACCCTGTTGCTGCTGTCGATGTTCGCGCTATACCTGCTGGGCAAGCGCTTCTGGCCGCGCTACGCGGTGCCGGGCGTGCTGCTGGTGGGCGTGGCGCTGGCCGGCGCGCTAGGCCAGCTGCATTTCGAATCGTTCCATTTCGCGCTGGCCAGGCCGGTATGGACCACGCCGGCATTCTCGCTGCAAGCCTTCGTCAGCATCGCGGTACCGTTGTTCATCGTCGCGCTGGCGTCGCAGAATATTCCCGGGCTGGCGGTGCTGCGCGCCGACGGCTATCACTTACAGGCCTCGCCGCTGATCACCGTCACCGGCATCGCCTCCGCCCTGCTCGCCCCGTTCGGCTCGCACGGCATCAACCTGGCGGCCATTACCGCGGCCATCTGCACCGGCGCGCAAGCCGATCCCGACCGCAACCGGCGCTATACGGCAGCGGTGGTTTGCGGCATCGGCTATCTGGTCGCGGGGGCGTTGGCAGCCAGCATCGCCGCGCTGTTCGCGGCGTTCCCCAAAGCGCTGGTCGTGGCGGTGGCCGCGTTTGCCCTGCTCGGCTCGATCGCCAGCGGCCTGACCACGGCCATGCAAACGCCGGCCGAGCGCGAATCCGCCCTGCTGACGTTCATGATCACGGCCTCAGGCATGACGCTGGCCGGCGTGGGGTCGGCTTTCTGGGGTGTGGTGGGCGGCATGCTGGCGCTGATGGTCTTGCGCCCGCGCGCCGCCCCTAAGGCTGGATAAGCGCGAGCGCTTACAGCAGCAGGAAAGCGATATCCGCCGCGCCGATCCCGGAAATCGGCGTGCCCTTGCGTCGCTGAAACAGGATGTGCTGCAGCACCCGGTCGCGGTGCTCGGCAAACGTGGCAGGATCGAAGCGCAGCGCGGTGAGCGCGTAATGCTCGGAGAGCAGCTTGTAGACCCGGTGGCGGACCATCAGCATTTCGCTTTCGGCCCGCAGGCGGCTCATCTCGCCGGCGTTGTCCTCCTCCAGCTGCCGCATGCCAACCACCACGCGCGCATGCATGCCACGGTAGCGATCCAGTTCGCCGTGCGCCTTGCGCAACTCCTCGCGCAGCGCCCTCACCTCCTGCTGGAGCCTCATGTTGTGCTGCACGCCTCGCTGGATACGCGACGCCTCTTCCAGCGCAACATCGGCCGCGGCAATCGTGTTCTGCCAGACCCCTGACCCATCGTCTGGCCATCCACCTGCGGCCACACGGTCTGAACCTCATCCTCGCCTTTCATGACGCCCCCCTAGAACCTGACTCACCCGCCGCTGGCTTTATCACGTCCGCCAGCTGGTCGGGGCAACCGCAACCACCTTACAACGAGACTCCGGACTACCGGCGCCTGAACAACGCGCTCTACTCCCGATTGAAGATGGCATCCCGGCACGGGACAACCACCCGAAAGGAGGGATCGTCAGCCCGCAAAGCGGCTTCAACCATGCTTTGCACTGCACACCTAGCGAGGCCAGCCGGGCAGCTATGGGAAAATGTGGCCCCAGCGACAGCCAATCAGAAGGACCCATCGATGAACGCCTACGTACTACTGGCCCTCGCCATCGCGGCCGAAGTCATTGCCACCAGCAGCCTCAAGGCTTCCGAGAGCTTCACGCGCCTATGGCCAAGCGTGCTGGTGGTGGCCGGCTATGTCGGCGCCTTTTTCCTGCTGATGCAGGTCATGAAGACCGTGCCCGTGGGCATCGCCTACGCGATCTGGTGCGGCGCGGGGATCGTGCTCGTGACGCTGATCGCCAGCGTGCTGTATCGGCAGGTGCCGGATCTGGCGGCTTGGGCGGGGATCGGGTTGATCATTGCCGGGGTGGCGGTGATTCAGCTGTTTTCGAAGATGGGGACGCATTGAGGCGTGCGCCATGTGGCGACAAGCCACTGCATTGCAATTTCTGGCGGCAGTCGCGGTGAAACGCTACGCTTTGTGCAGGAGTGGCGAGTTGCGGACATTGGAGGGCGGTCAAGGGTGCAATTGATTTTGGTGGAAGGCCTGCCAGGAACAGGCAAGAGCACCTTGGCTAAGCGCCTCTGGGACTTCGCGGCCTTGAACGGACGCGAGAGCGTTTGGTATATGGCATGCGTTGGGCCTGTTGTTGCCACTCGCTCGCGACGGGAACGGCCTACACTGGTTGCATAGCCACCCAATAGGAGGCCGCCATGGTTGCCTCGCTAGTCGTCCTGCTCATCGGATTAGCTCTATGCGCGATCGTTGTCTGGGTACTCCGCGAGCGTGATCCGACCCTACTTTCGACACAGCAGCGTGCCGTTCAGACATGGTTTGACCATCTGATTCATCGGCACTAAGGCCGATCGTCAAATCATCGCAGCCCGCCGCCAGGCGGGCTTTTGTTGTCCGCAATCTAGCGCCCGATGACCACCTGGAAGACTACGCCGGTCGGAATGGCGACCAGGAAATAATCCCCGCCGACTCCCACCCACTGGTATCCGCGCGGCGGAGGCGACAGCCGATAGGAGCGCCAGTCATCGATCACGTACTGACGCTGGCGGTATTCCGGGGGACCCTTTCGCCTCTATGCCAGCTGCCAGGGCCCGGGCGATCAGCGCGACGATCAGGACCATACCCTCCATCCACCTGTCCCCTGCCCCTGTCGCCTTCCCAACCTCTGTCACCTTGCCGGCTGTGGTCACTGTCCCGGCCGCGGTCGCCTTGCCTGCTTTGGTCACCAT from Cupriavidus sp. D39 includes the following:
- a CDS encoding amino acid ABC transporter substrate-binding protein; this encodes MIHPRAQRLPLLLVLSTLLLLSLAIGAGRAAAQSGGTPVLQRIEQTGVLRIAHRESSVPFSFVADGKPHGYAIDLCLRVADALRGALRLPGLKVEFVPVTPASRIAAIVDGKADLECGSTTNNRERREQVAFTIPHYIAGSRMLVKTDSGIRKLGDLRGKTVVSTVGTTSLAVVRQINGGGAMQMRVVEAKDHAEAFAMVEQGKADAFVMDDVLLYGLRANARDPASYTVTSELLTIEPYAIMLSKQDAEFKRLVDKTLVASIYSLDTQKLYKKWFQSPIPPQGVNLDIPMSYLLRDSFKFPSDKVAD
- a CDS encoding benzoate/H(+) symporter BenE family transporter, which gives rise to MSTAPLKLTDLSVSALVAGLIAMLTGYTSSLVLMIQAGQAAHLSDAQVASWIWALSIGMGVTTIGLSLLTRAPIVVAWSTPGAALLIASLPGVPYAEAIGAFVMAAVLMTAAGMTGWFDKLMRALPASIASALLAGILFRISVDVFVQAQHQTLLLLSMFALYLLGKRFWPRYAVPGVLLVGVALAGALGQLHFESFHFALARPVWTTPAFSLQAFVSIAVPLFIVALASQNIPGLAVLRADGYHLQASPLITVTGIASALLAPFGSHGINLAAITAAICTGAQADPDRNRRYTAAVVCGIGYLVAGALAASIAALFAAFPKALVVAVAAFALLGSIASGLTTAMQTPAERESALLTFMITASGMTLAGVGSAFWGVVGGMLALMVLRPRAAPKAG
- a CDS encoding DMT family transporter gives rise to the protein MNAYVLLALAIAAEVIATSSLKASESFTRLWPSVLVVAGYVGAFFLLMQVMKTVPVGIAYAIWCGAGIVLVTLIASVLYRQVPDLAAWAGIGLIIAGVAVIQLFSKMGTH